A genomic region of Deltaproteobacteria bacterium contains the following coding sequences:
- a CDS encoding type II toxin-antitoxin system HicA family toxin codes for MNKKQRQTLSKILEKPERSDIPWSDVESLIVALGGEISEGRGSRVRIVLNDVKAVFHRPHPNRATEKGAVKSVRRFLQEAGVIS; via the coding sequence ATGAATAAAAAGCAACGGCAGACCCTGAGTAAGATACTCGAGAAACCTGAGCGTTCAGACATCCCATGGTCTGATGTCGAATCATTGATTGTTGCCCTTGGAGGAGAGATATCTGAAGGACGAGGTTCGCGGGTCAGAATCGTCTTAAACGATGTAAAGGCAGTTTTTCATCGGCCGCATCCCAATCGGGCTACAGAAAAGGGTGCTGTGAAATCAGTAAGAAGGTTTTTACAGGAAGCGGGAGTCATATCATGA